A single Gammaproteobacteria bacterium DNA region contains:
- the accC gene encoding acetyl-CoA carboxylase biotin carboxylase subunit: protein MFAKVLIANRGEIALRIIRACHELGVEAVAVFSEADRDSLHVRFADEAVCIGPPSVAESYLNIPRIIAAAEITGAEAIHPGYGLLAENAEFSEICDASGITFIGPTADQIRAMGDKVVARETMMEIGVPTVPGSEGALSSVREALRLADEIAYPVMVKAAAGGGGKGMRIARDGGELERVFGSTRMEAQAAFGDSSVYLEKLIERPRHVEIQVFGDRHGRVVHLGERDCSVQRRHQKLIEEAPAYGLSPELREEMGRAAVRGAAGIEYAGAGTVEFLLDPSGAFYFIEMNTRIQVEHPVTEVTTGLDLVKEQIRVAFGVPLSFPPEPASHRGHAIEFRINAEDPDRDFMPAPGTIDVFHPPAGPGIRLDTHVYAGYTVPRYYDSLLAKVIVSAATRREAIDRARHSLDNFVVGGVPTTLSFLSRILRDRRFVEGAVDTSLVDRLMSEAA, encoded by the coding sequence GTGTTCGCTAAGGTACTGATCGCCAATCGGGGCGAGATCGCGCTCCGCATCATTCGCGCGTGCCACGAGTTGGGCGTCGAGGCCGTGGCGGTCTTCTCGGAGGCGGACCGGGACTCGCTGCACGTGCGCTTCGCGGATGAGGCGGTCTGCATCGGACCGCCGTCGGTGGCGGAGAGCTATCTGAACATCCCGCGGATCATCGCCGCGGCGGAGATCACGGGCGCGGAAGCGATCCATCCCGGCTACGGGCTGCTTGCGGAGAACGCGGAATTCTCCGAGATCTGCGACGCCTCCGGCATCACTTTCATCGGCCCGACCGCGGACCAGATTCGGGCCATGGGCGACAAGGTCGTGGCGCGCGAGACGATGATGGAGATCGGGGTGCCCACGGTGCCGGGTTCGGAGGGGGCGCTCAGCAGCGTGCGCGAAGCCCTTCGGCTCGCGGACGAGATCGCGTACCCGGTGATGGTCAAGGCCGCGGCGGGCGGCGGCGGCAAGGGGATGCGCATCGCGCGCGACGGCGGCGAGCTGGAACGGGTCTTCGGTTCCACCCGGATGGAGGCGCAGGCGGCGTTCGGGGATTCCTCGGTCTACCTGGAGAAGCTCATCGAGCGGCCGCGCCATGTGGAGATTCAGGTCTTCGGGGACAGGCATGGCCGCGTGGTGCATCTGGGCGAGCGGGACTGCTCCGTGCAGCGCCGCCACCAGAAGCTGATCGAGGAGGCGCCCGCGTACGGACTGTCGCCCGAATTGCGCGAGGAGATGGGCCGCGCCGCCGTGCGGGGGGCCGCGGGCATAGAATACGCCGGCGCGGGCACGGTGGAGTTTCTGCTGGATCCCTCGGGGGCGTTCTACTTCATCGAGATGAATACCCGCATCCAGGTGGAGCATCCGGTGACGGAGGTGACGACCGGCCTGGATCTGGTGAAGGAGCAGATCCGGGTGGCGTTCGGAGTCCCGCTGTCGTTTCCGCCCGAGCCTGCCAGTCATCGTGGGCACGCCATCGAGTTCCGGATCAATGCCGAGGATCCGGACCGGGACTTCATGCCCGCGCCGGGAACGATCGATGTCTTCCATCCGCCCGCGGGCCCCGGGATTCGCCTCGACACGCACGTCTACGCCGGCTACACGGTCCCGCGGTACTACGATTCACTGCTGGCCAAGGTCATCGTCAGCGCGGCCACCCGCCGGGAGGCGATCGACCGGGCCCGCCACAGCCTGGACAACTTCGTGGTGGGCGGCGTGCCCACCACCCTGAGTTTCCTCTCGCGCATCCTGCGGGACCGGCGCTTTGTGGAGGGAGCGGTCGACACCAGCCTGGTGGACCGCCTGATGAGCGAGGCGGCGTAG